The following coding sequences lie in one Apium graveolens cultivar Ventura chromosome 1, ASM990537v1, whole genome shotgun sequence genomic window:
- the LOC141714095 gene encoding malonyl-coenzyme A:anthocyanin 3-O-glucoside-6''-O-malonyltransferase-like, translating into MVTVLEKCRVSPPPGTTAGEISLPLTFLDFTWLPFPPISRVIFFDISCSTDHFTRNIIPDLKTSLSSVLQHFSPLAGNFIKPANSNSEIEFQIRYVDSDSVSVTFAECNDDFNHISGSQVRDADILKPLAPQLPRVTRLKLSGEECSAYPVLAIQVTIFPNNGVCFGITSSHVVADGSAMFNFVEAWASLARQVISKADAADCDFQRPYYDRSSLKNPLGLTTMFKSHYGDANIFEQMEKSILEHSAGDIKARATFVLNKANIEALKKLVIQKKPGVPHVSSFTVACAYIWTCMAKTRAAFGQGLEQEPLNFAITYNCRARLDPPLPASYFGNCIMAFVSGERRDNLAGEEGFVNAAEVIGKRLNTKLNNKEGILHNAEAFLKTEFEGVKRGEWFIGIAGSPNLDYYNTVDFGWGKPRKFEFVSEPLSISRAKGSKVDLELGIIMPKNEVDVFSSIFAQGLPGVLST; encoded by the coding sequence ATGGTGACCGTGTTAGAGAAATGCAGAGTCTCTCCACCACCAGGCACCACTGCTGGAGAGATATCTCTCCCACTCACTTTCCTCGACTTCACATGGCTTCCTTTTCCTCCTATTAGTCGTGTCATCTTTTTCGACATTTCTTGCTCTACGGATCACTTTACTCGCAACATTATTCCCGATCTCAAAACTTCCTTGTCTTCTGTTCTTCAACATTTTTCTCCCTTGGCaggaaattttataaaacctgcGAATAGTAATTCGGAGATAGAGTTTCAAATTCGGTACGTCGACAGCGACTCCGTTTCAGTCACATTTGCAGAATGCAACGATGATTTTAATCATATCTCTGGAAGCCAAGTTCGGGATGCTGATATATTAAAACCACTTGCTCCTCAACTTCCACGAGTTACTCGTCTTAAGTTGTCTGGAGAAGAATGTTCTGCGTATCCAGTTTTAGCTATTCAAGTTACGATATTTCCAAATAATGGTGTTTGTTTTGGAATCACAAGCTCACATGTTGTTGCGGATGGGAGTGCTATGTTTAATTTTGTTGAGGCCTGGGCTTCCCTTGCTAGACAAGTTATCTCGAAAGCTGATGCTGCAGATTGTGATTTCCAGAGGCCTTATTATGATCGGAGTTCACTGAAAAACCCTCTCGGTCTAACTACTATGTTTAAAAGCCATTATGGAGATGCAAATATCTTCGAACAAATGGAGAAAAGCATTCTGGAACACTCAGCAGGTGACATTAAAGCTCGTGCGACATTTGTTCTGAACAAGGCCAATATTGAAGCATTAAAAAAATTGGTGATTCAGAAAAAACCTGGAGTACCACACGTGTCTTCTTTCACGGTGGCGTGTGCTTATATCTGGACTTGTATGGCAAAAACAAGAGCAGCTTTTGGTCAAGGCTTGGAACAAGAACCTCTCAACTTTGCAATTACTTATAATTGTCGCGCTCGTCTTGATCCTCCCTTGCCTGCCTCTTACTTTGGTAATTGCATAATGGCTTTCGTGTCGGGGGAGAGAAGAGATAATTTAGCTGGAGAAGAAGGTTTTGTTAATGCTGCTGAAGTGATTGGAAAAAGACTTAACACGAAACTCAACAATAAGGAAGGAATCTTGCATAATGCAGAAGCCTTTCTTAAAACTGAGTTCGAAGGAGTAAAGAGAGGGGAATGGTTTATAGGCATTGCTGGTTCACCAAATTTGGATTATTACAATACTGTAGATTTTGGTTGGGGCAAGCCTAGGAAATTTGAATTTGTTTCTGAACCGCTTTCTATTTCAAGGGCCAAAGGTTCAAAAGTGGATCTGGAACTTGGGATCATCATGCCTAAGAATGAGGTGGATGTTTTTTCTTCTATATTTGCTCAGGGATTGCCCGGGGTACTCTCAACTTGA
- the LOC141714107 gene encoding uncharacterized protein LOC141714107 yields the protein MVRNGEESSQSQSQFQPQSQLVNSAINYNDPYFLSQGDNSNSQLGQIVFNESNYVNWSRSVKLALGAKNKIGFIDGTLSRPADDSIDLQKWIRNDYMVTCWILYSIENNIAESFIFTPSARYLWLEIKERYGHSNTPQLYELHKKLIYLEQHDESIAEYYGKLKKIWDQLQILEAFPDCSCGAMTKCTCNMLNKFVEADQL from the coding sequence ATGGTGAGAAATGGTGAAGAATCGTCTCAATCGCAATCTCAGTTTCAGCCACAATCTCAATTGGTTAATTCTGCGATCAACTACAATGATCCGTATTTTCTATCTCAAGGAGATAACTCTAATTCTCAATTAGGTCAGATTGTTTTCAATGAAAGCAATTATGTGAACTGGAGCAGAAGCGTGAAATTAGCACTCGGAGCAAAGAACAAGATTGGTTTTATTGATGGAACTTTATCTAGACCTGCTGATGATTCTATTGATTTACAAAAGTGGATCAGGAATGACTATATGGTCACATGTTGGATTTTGTACTCGATTGAGAACAATATTGCAGAAAGCTTCATTTTTACACCTTCCGCAAGATATCTATGGCTTGAAATCAAGGAAAGGTATGGTCATTCTAATACGCCTCAATTGTATGAACTTCATAAGAAATTGATATATCTAGAACAACATGATGAATCTATTGCTGAATATTATGGAAAACTTAAGAAAATTTGGGATCAGTTACAGATCTTAGAAGCTTTTCCTGATTGTTCTTGTGGCGCAATGACAAAATGTACTTGCAATATGTTGAACAAGTTTGTTGAGGCTGATCAGCTTTAA
- the LOC141714116 gene encoding uncharacterized protein LOC141714116, giving the protein MGNHASLCSSRISATSKASKVIFPGGEVRQFRRPVKAAELMLESPGSFLANTKALNVGRRFTALSADEDLEFGNIYIVFPMKRLKSVVKGDDLDVLFMVANPTATTNKVRVLPDSTQAALQKSEVEGLKISFEENEGFYSGEFKHRLSVSRSRKPMLDTITEEQSKNSKCFPRAARQNFGLYPNTIINSTI; this is encoded by the coding sequence ATGGGAAACCATGCTTCCTTGTGCAGTTCACGAATCTCAGCTACATCCAAAGCTTCCAAGGTCATATTTCCTGGCGGTGAAGTGCGTCAGTTTCGCCGTCCAGTGAAGGCAGCTGAGCTCATGCTCGAGTCCCCTGGCTCGTTTCTTGCCAACACAAAGGCATTGAATGTTGGTAGAAGATTTACAGCTCTCTCAGCCGATGAAGATTTGGAGTTTGGTAACATCTATATTGTCTTTCCGATGAAGAGGCTGAAGTCGGTTGTCAAAGGAGATGATTTGGATGTGCTTTTTATGGTTGCTAACCCTACAGCTACTACCAACAAGGTGAGGGTTTTGCCAGATTCTACACAAGCTGCATTGCaaaaaagtgaagttgaaggaTTGAAAATTAGCTTTGAAGAAAACGAGGGGTTCTACTCGGGGGAGTTTAAGCATAGGTTATCAGTGTCAAGGTCTAGAAAGCCCATGTTGGATACTATTACAGAGGAGCAGAGCAAAAATTCAAAATGTTTTCCAAGGGCTGCCAGGCAAAACTTTGGTCTGTACCCTAATACAATCATAAACAGCACTATATAA
- the LOC141674257 gene encoding uncharacterized protein LOC141674257 isoform X1, with translation MKYLEYTPLDRHVWALIWFVYSSINDFLSRVNLGERTIKGCLEAYSCKHTGSDKKLSFSLENEILDYLGQSSDTDSSSPVEYLTCRSSRKMLIYLILTLYHMYPDYDFSAVKAHQFFTEETWDNFKQVFEVYMLDAAKDWAEENEGSSLLATLYKALDEVVKLEECEIYSFNPDSDADSFLESGAIWAFTFFFYNRKLKRVVSFRFSCISNLVDEGFLMDDMCGFEEDGEIFDDMDM, from the exons ATGAAGTACCTGGAATACACTCCTCTTGATCG acatgtttGGGCATTAATATGGTTTGTGTATTCTAGTATCAATGACTTTTTGAGTCGAGTAAACCTTGGAGAGCGTACCATCAAGGGCTGTCTTGAAGCTTACTCTT GCAAGCATACTGGATCAGATAAGAAGCTATCCTTCAGTTTGGAGAACGAG ATTCTAGATTACCTTGGGCAATCTTCTGATACTGACTCTTCCTCTCCGGTCGAATATTTGACTTGTAGATCCAG CCGGAAGATGTTGATTTACCTTATTCTTACACTCTATCACATGTATCCGGATTACGACTTCAG TGCAGTGAAAGCTCACCAGTTCTTCACAGAGGAAACTTGGGACAATTTTAAGCAGGTCTTTGAGGTCTACATGCTTGATGCAGCCAAG GACTGGGCTGAGGAAAATGAGGGCAGTTCTTTGCTGGCTACCTTGTACAAGGCTTTAGATGAG GTGGTGAAACTAGAAGAATGCGAAATCTACAGTTTCAATCCAGATTCTGATGCCGATTCATTTCTAGAAAGCGGGGCCAT ATGGGCATTCACATTCTTCTTTTATAATAGAAAACTTAAGCGTGTTGTTAGCTTCCGATTTAGCTGTATAAG CAACTTGGTTGATGAGGGTTTTCTGATGGACGATATGTGCGGCTTTGAGGAAGATGGGGAAATATTTGATGACATGGACATGTGA
- the LOC141674257 gene encoding uncharacterized protein LOC141674257 isoform X2 gives MKYLEYTPLDRINDFLSRVNLGERTIKGCLEAYSCKHTGSDKKLSFSLENEILDYLGQSSDTDSSSPVEYLTCRSSRKMLIYLILTLYHMYPDYDFSAVKAHQFFTEETWDNFKQVFEVYMLDAAKDWAEENEGSSLLATLYKALDEVVKLEECEIYSFNPDSDADSFLESGAIWAFTFFFYNRKLKRVVSFRFSCISNLVDEGFLMDDMCGFEEDGEIFDDMDM, from the exons ATGAAGTACCTGGAATACACTCCTCTTGATCG TATCAATGACTTTTTGAGTCGAGTAAACCTTGGAGAGCGTACCATCAAGGGCTGTCTTGAAGCTTACTCTT GCAAGCATACTGGATCAGATAAGAAGCTATCCTTCAGTTTGGAGAACGAG ATTCTAGATTACCTTGGGCAATCTTCTGATACTGACTCTTCCTCTCCGGTCGAATATTTGACTTGTAGATCCAG CCGGAAGATGTTGATTTACCTTATTCTTACACTCTATCACATGTATCCGGATTACGACTTCAG TGCAGTGAAAGCTCACCAGTTCTTCACAGAGGAAACTTGGGACAATTTTAAGCAGGTCTTTGAGGTCTACATGCTTGATGCAGCCAAG GACTGGGCTGAGGAAAATGAGGGCAGTTCTTTGCTGGCTACCTTGTACAAGGCTTTAGATGAG GTGGTGAAACTAGAAGAATGCGAAATCTACAGTTTCAATCCAGATTCTGATGCCGATTCATTTCTAGAAAGCGGGGCCAT ATGGGCATTCACATTCTTCTTTTATAATAGAAAACTTAAGCGTGTTGTTAGCTTCCGATTTAGCTGTATAAG CAACTTGGTTGATGAGGGTTTTCTGATGGACGATATGTGCGGCTTTGAGGAAGATGGGGAAATATTTGATGACATGGACATGTGA